A section of the Pseudomonas tritici genome encodes:
- a CDS encoding SelT/SelW/SelH family protein codes for MSSIKPEIVITYCTQCQWLLRAAWLAQELLSTFADDLGKVSLAPATGGAFRITCDGVQIWERKADGGFPEAKVLKQRVRDQIDPQRDLGHNDRTQ; via the coding sequence ATGTCTTCGATCAAACCCGAGATCGTTATCACCTATTGCACCCAGTGCCAGTGGCTACTGCGCGCCGCCTGGCTGGCGCAGGAATTGTTGAGCACGTTTGCCGATGACCTGGGCAAAGTGTCACTGGCGCCCGCCACCGGCGGCGCGTTTCGCATCACCTGCGATGGCGTGCAGATCTGGGAGCGTAAGGCCGACGGCGGCTTCCCTGAAGCCAAGGTGCTCAAGCAGCGCGTGCGCGACCAGATCGACCCGCAACGTGACCTGGGGCACAACGACCGCACGCAGTAA
- a CDS encoding patatin-like phospholipase family protein: MRRLLSCLFLCLLPLVADAVETPRPKIGLVLSGGAARGLAHIGVLKALEEQGIQIDAIAGTSMGAVIGGLYASGYKIDELEKLALSIDWQQALSDAPPREDVPFRRKQDDRDFLVKQKLSFRDDGSLGLPLGVIQGQNLALLLESMFAHSSNTRNFDKLPIPFRAVATDITTGEKVVFSKGHLPQVIRASMSIPAVFAPVELDGRLLVDGGMTDNIPLDVAREMGVDIAIVVDIGTPLRSRKQLATVVDVLNQSITLMTRRNSEEQLKDLHPKDVLIQPPLAAYGVTDFGRAKDMIDAGYRATRALDARLAHLRPAEPIDPQLMAARTPGERTPTITAISVENDSKVSDDVIRYYIRQNLGEPLDLGRLQTDMGTLYGLDYFEQVQYRVIKKGKENTLVISARGKRSGTDYLRLGLNLSDDMRGDSAFNLGASYRVNGINRLGAEWLTRVQIGDRQELYSEFYQPMDTGSRYFVAPYISAQAQNVELILDNDPISEYRLERYGFGLNVGRQIGNSGEIRFGVGEAWGKADVRIGDRDLPSVSFSEGFYELKYSFDTLDNVYFPHTGEDIGLAYREFEPGLGSDQRYRQWEFKLDKAMSHGPDTLVLGGRYGRTLDDSDVVISSFLLGGARQLSGFRQDAISGQNISLMRAVYYRRLTPRSYLPLDFPLYLGASLERGRAWNNDNEFDSGYINAASIFLGFDTPLGPLNFSYGFNDDNQKAVYLNLGQTF, translated from the coding sequence ATGCGCCGCCTGCTGTCCTGCCTGTTTCTGTGCTTGCTTCCCCTTGTTGCCGATGCCGTTGAAACGCCACGCCCGAAAATCGGCCTGGTGCTGTCCGGTGGCGCCGCCCGTGGGCTGGCGCATATCGGCGTACTCAAGGCGCTAGAGGAGCAAGGCATTCAGATCGATGCGATTGCCGGCACCAGCATGGGCGCGGTGATCGGTGGGTTGTACGCGTCAGGCTATAAGATTGATGAGCTGGAAAAACTGGCGCTGAGTATCGACTGGCAACAGGCGCTGTCTGACGCACCGCCTCGGGAAGACGTACCGTTCCGGCGCAAGCAGGATGACCGGGATTTCCTGGTCAAACAGAAACTCAGCTTCCGCGATGACGGCAGCCTCGGCTTGCCACTGGGCGTGATCCAGGGCCAGAACCTGGCACTGCTGCTGGAAAGCATGTTCGCCCACAGCAGCAACACGCGTAACTTCGACAAGCTGCCAATCCCCTTCAGAGCCGTTGCCACCGATATCACCACGGGCGAAAAGGTGGTGTTCAGCAAGGGCCACTTGCCCCAGGTGATCCGCGCCAGCATGTCGATCCCGGCCGTGTTCGCGCCAGTGGAGTTGGACGGAAGACTGCTGGTGGACGGCGGCATGACCGACAACATCCCGCTGGATGTGGCACGGGAAATGGGCGTGGATATCGCCATTGTCGTGGACATCGGCACCCCGCTGCGCTCGCGCAAGCAACTGGCCACGGTGGTGGACGTGCTTAACCAATCCATCACCCTGATGACCCGGCGCAACTCCGAAGAGCAACTCAAGGACCTGCACCCCAAGGACGTGCTGATCCAGCCGCCGCTCGCTGCCTATGGCGTGACCGACTTTGGCCGCGCCAAGGACATGATCGACGCCGGCTACCGCGCTACCCGCGCCCTCGATGCCCGCCTCGCCCATCTGCGCCCCGCCGAGCCAATCGACCCGCAATTAATGGCGGCCCGTACCCCAGGAGAACGCACGCCGACAATCACCGCCATCAGCGTGGAAAACGACTCGAAAGTCAGCGATGACGTGATCCGCTACTACATCCGCCAGAACCTGGGCGAGCCGCTGGACCTGGGCCGCCTGCAAACGGACATGGGCACCCTGTATGGCCTGGATTACTTCGAGCAAGTGCAATACCGCGTCATCAAGAAAGGCAAGGAAAACACCTTGGTGATCAGCGCGCGCGGCAAGCGCAGCGGCACCGATTACCTGCGCCTGGGCCTGAACCTGTCGGATGACATGCGCGGCGATAGCGCCTTCAACCTTGGCGCGAGCTACCGCGTGAACGGTATCAACCGCCTCGGCGCCGAATGGCTGACACGGGTGCAGATCGGTGATCGACAAGAGCTGTACAGCGAGTTCTACCAGCCGATGGACACTGGCTCGCGTTACTTTGTCGCCCCTTATATCAGCGCCCAGGCGCAGAACGTCGAACTGATCCTGGACAACGACCCCATCTCCGAATACCGCCTGGAACGCTACGGTTTCGGCTTGAACGTAGGGCGCCAGATTGGCAACAGTGGCGAGATCCGCTTCGGCGTCGGTGAAGCCTGGGGCAAGGCGGACGTGCGCATCGGCGACCGCGACCTGCCCAGCGTGAGTTTCAGCGAGGGCTTCTATGAGCTGAAGTACTCCTTCGACACCCTGGACAATGTGTACTTCCCCCACACCGGCGAAGACATCGGCCTGGCCTACCGCGAATTCGAACCGGGGCTGGGCTCAGACCAGCGCTACCGCCAATGGGAGTTCAAGCTGGACAAGGCCATGAGCCACGGCCCGGACACACTTGTGCTGGGGGGGCGCTATGGGCGCACGCTGGATGATTCGGATGTGGTGATTTCCAGCTTCCTGCTGGGGGGCGCGCGGCAGTTGTCGGGCTTCCGCCAGGATGCGATCTCGGGCCAGAACATCAGCTTGATGCGGGCGGTGTACTACCGCCGGCTGACGCCACGCTCGTACCTGCCGCTGGATTTCCCGTTGTACCTGGGGGCGTCACTGGAGCGCGGCCGGGCGTGGAACAACGACAATGAGTTCGACAGCGGCTATATCAACGCGGCGAGTATTTTCCTGGGCTTTGATACACCGTTGGGGCCGCTGAACTTCAGCTATGGGTTCAACGATGACAATCAGAAGGCGGTGTATCTGAACCTGGGGCAGACGTTCTAG